One region of Glutamicibacter sp. B1 genomic DNA includes:
- a CDS encoding GerMN domain-containing protein — protein MDRSVVQSRFLQKIPRRVGIVGIAAALVVAAGCGLANRESSFEMPKTASTESLNLPSATDAGEQVGAATKLPIYWLENTDTGVFLYREYLEDTRHREPIGDAIWTLLSSDPATPHRYTHLKPAEDIGVSISGTNVITLDLPAKVFSAHLDEGLSERSIQQLVFTATAAASGTGLLVGTTAPTVKILVDGKPNATVFDGYRLKDVYERNAKFMAPIWIIDPQYGTVLSAGKVQIKGRTTQFDIGTFYSLQKKDADGNLTVITAQKQVIAGKIQEDGAFSITESLTPGSYKLTFWGVETESDAKVGEVSSDFTVK, from the coding sequence ATGGATCGGTCAGTAGTGCAATCAAGGTTCTTGCAGAAAATTCCACGCCGAGTTGGCATTGTTGGAATAGCTGCTGCTCTCGTCGTCGCCGCAGGTTGCGGTCTGGCGAATCGCGAGAGCTCCTTTGAAATGCCCAAAACCGCCAGCACGGAGTCGCTGAACCTACCCAGCGCCACCGATGCCGGTGAACAAGTGGGTGCTGCCACTAAGCTACCTATCTACTGGTTGGAAAACACCGACACTGGGGTCTTCCTCTACCGCGAGTATCTCGAAGATACACGCCACCGCGAACCCATCGGGGACGCAATCTGGACTTTGCTTTCCAGCGATCCGGCCACACCACACCGGTATACCCATCTCAAACCAGCCGAGGACATTGGCGTTTCAATCAGTGGCACTAACGTGATCACTCTGGATCTTCCTGCCAAGGTATTTAGCGCACACCTAGATGAGGGTCTTTCGGAGCGATCGATCCAGCAATTAGTTTTCACCGCGACGGCAGCCGCTTCTGGTACGGGTCTGCTTGTGGGTACCACTGCCCCAACGGTCAAGATTTTGGTCGACGGTAAACCGAACGCCACGGTTTTTGATGGCTATCGACTTAAAGACGTTTATGAACGTAACGCCAAGTTTATGGCCCCGATCTGGATTATTGACCCGCAGTACGGAACGGTATTGAGCGCGGGCAAGGTTCAGATCAAGGGCCGAACCACGCAGTTTGATATTGGTACCTTCTATTCCTTGCAGAAAAAAGATGCCGATGGAAATCTCACTGTGATCACCGCGCAGAAGCAAGTTATCGCAGGGAAAATTCAAGAAGACGGTGCCTTCAGCATCACCGAGAGTCTCACCCCTGGCTCCTATAAGCTCACCTTCTGGGGTGTCGAGACTGAATCGGACGCCAAGGTGGGCGAAGTAAGCTCAGACTTCACCGTCAAATAG
- a CDS encoding 16S rRNA (uracil(1498)-N(3))-methyltransferase, with product MSNHSFVIDPDMAQNAMPGDSLELSGSEAHHAVTVKRVTAGEHLDLLDGRGLRLTVEVLSTGKDMLNARVLERDQESVSEHPVTLVQALSKGDRDLQAVESSVELGVLAVRPWQADRSIVRWNAAKADKALAKWRAQVRAAQKQSRRAFEPEVLALAGSKELAKIIADEITAGALVLVLHEQATESVAEHVSSWLPQAQPGQKVMMIVGPEGGISDAELQAFTDAGAHAALLGQHVLRASTAGPAALVLIRHLLGEI from the coding sequence ATGAGCAATCACAGCTTCGTTATCGACCCTGATATGGCACAGAACGCCATGCCGGGGGACAGCTTGGAGCTTTCCGGCTCAGAGGCTCACCACGCCGTGACGGTAAAACGCGTCACGGCCGGTGAGCATCTGGATCTGCTCGACGGCCGAGGCCTTCGCCTGACGGTGGAGGTTTTGAGCACCGGTAAGGACATGCTGAACGCTCGGGTCCTTGAACGGGACCAAGAATCGGTCAGCGAACATCCGGTGACACTCGTGCAAGCTTTGTCTAAGGGCGACCGTGATCTGCAGGCCGTTGAGTCTTCGGTAGAGCTCGGCGTGCTCGCCGTGCGGCCGTGGCAAGCGGATCGTTCCATCGTGCGTTGGAACGCCGCCAAGGCGGATAAGGCACTGGCAAAATGGCGGGCTCAAGTCCGTGCTGCGCAGAAACAGTCCCGTCGCGCCTTTGAACCAGAGGTTCTAGCTCTTGCGGGCTCCAAGGAATTGGCCAAGATCATCGCGGATGAGATTACGGCTGGGGCACTGGTCTTAGTTTTGCATGAGCAGGCTACCGAGTCCGTGGCAGAACACGTATCCTCGTGGCTACCGCAAGCTCAACCTGGTCAGAAGGTCATGATGATTGTCGGGCCTGAGGGTGGCATTTCCGATGCCGAGCTACAAGCATTCACTGATGCTGGTGCCCACGCTGCGCTCTTGGGTCAGCATGTATTGCGTGCTTCTACTGCTGGACCGGCAGCGCTGGTGTTGATTCGTCACCTACTCGGCGAAATCTGA
- the dnaJ gene encoding molecular chaperone DnaJ, with protein MSSHYETLGVAKDATPQEIKSAYRKLARKLHPDVNPSEEAAEQFKLVTRAYEVLSDQTKRSNYDATGDENGNGHPGFSGGGQGFGGFGDIFEQFFGGGQAQGPASRTQPGRDALITITIDLEDAVKGTVYPLEMETAVTCKTCNGSCTREGTSPVTCEICHGAGQVQRPVRSFLGQMMTVETCAACRGFGTTIPEPCLECNGEGRVREHVSKSLNVPAGVDSGTRIQLRGQGEAGPGGGPNGNLFVEVDVRRHKVFERAQTDLHAKMSLPMTAAALGCELKLETFDGEQAINVESGAQDGDTVTLSGLGVPRLRGGKRGDIIVHLQVETPTKLDAAQRDLLEQLAKLRGEEMTAGRVEHSGGMFSRLRDKLNQR; from the coding sequence GTGAGCTCGCATTACGAGACCCTGGGCGTTGCCAAGGACGCGACCCCTCAGGAAATCAAGAGTGCCTACCGAAAGTTGGCACGTAAGCTTCACCCGGATGTGAATCCGAGTGAAGAGGCTGCAGAACAGTTCAAGCTGGTGACCCGCGCTTACGAGGTTCTTTCCGACCAGACCAAGCGCTCGAACTACGATGCCACCGGCGATGAAAATGGCAATGGTCACCCAGGATTCAGTGGCGGCGGCCAGGGCTTCGGCGGATTCGGAGACATCTTCGAGCAGTTCTTCGGTGGTGGCCAGGCCCAGGGACCAGCATCACGTACCCAGCCTGGTCGTGACGCGCTGATCACCATCACCATTGATTTGGAAGATGCCGTGAAGGGCACCGTTTACCCACTCGAGATGGAAACGGCAGTTACCTGTAAGACCTGTAACGGCTCGTGCACCCGTGAGGGCACCAGCCCGGTAACCTGCGAAATCTGCCATGGTGCAGGTCAGGTGCAGCGTCCAGTTCGTTCATTCCTCGGCCAGATGATGACCGTGGAAACCTGTGCTGCCTGCCGTGGTTTTGGTACCACCATTCCCGAACCATGCTTGGAGTGCAACGGTGAGGGTCGCGTACGAGAGCACGTCTCCAAGTCCCTGAACGTACCTGCAGGTGTCGATTCCGGAACCCGCATCCAGCTTCGTGGCCAGGGTGAAGCAGGCCCGGGCGGTGGCCCTAACGGCAATCTCTTCGTTGAAGTGGACGTTCGTCGTCACAAGGTCTTCGAACGTGCACAGACTGACCTGCACGCCAAGATGAGCCTGCCGATGACCGCAGCAGCCCTTGGTTGTGAACTCAAGCTTGAAACCTTCGATGGTGAGCAAGCCATCAACGTGGAATCCGGCGCGCAAGATGGCGACACCGTCACTTTGTCAGGCCTAGGCGTACCACGCCTTCGCGGTGGCAAACGCGGTGACATCATCGTGCACCTGCAGGTGGAGACCCCAACCAAGCTTGATGCTGCACAGCGCGATCTGCTCGAGCAGTTGGCCAAGTTACGCGGTGAGGAAATGACCGCTGGACGCGTTGAACACTCTGGTGGCATGTTCTCACGACTGCGTGACAAGCTGAACCAGCGCTAA
- the hrcA gene encoding heat-inducible transcriptional repressor HrcA, which translates to MSELRRLDVLRAIVEDYVQSREPVGSKALLDRHNLGVSAATIRNDMALLEEEGLIAAPHTSSGRVPTEKGYRRFVDEIGELKPLSRAERDAINKILDNSTDLDEMLKSTVRLLARLTNQVAMIQVPHYDTASLKNLELVSLGSTQVLMVMIASNGTVDQRMMVVPRLYSDTELADLKLWLLNSFEGVQLADLRGKLTRVGLSPQQQSEPLVDSVLQALEEMAQAANTQRIIMAGTANLARVEGDFPLSITPVLEALEEQVVLLKLFSELEADSRGVAVAIGTENHYGQLAEAAVVATTYGSDVRNKLGVLGPTRMNYPTSMASVRAVARYLSKILAN; encoded by the coding sequence GTGAGTGAACTTCGGCGTTTGGATGTATTGCGCGCCATTGTAGAGGACTACGTGCAGTCGCGTGAGCCGGTGGGCTCCAAAGCCTTATTGGATCGGCACAACCTTGGAGTCAGCGCGGCCACGATCAGAAATGATATGGCACTGCTCGAAGAAGAAGGGCTCATCGCTGCACCACACACCTCATCGGGACGTGTTCCGACCGAGAAGGGTTATCGGCGTTTTGTTGACGAGATTGGCGAGCTAAAGCCACTGTCGAGGGCTGAACGCGACGCCATTAACAAGATTTTGGACAACTCCACGGACTTGGACGAGATGCTCAAGAGCACCGTCCGACTGCTGGCTAGGTTGACCAATCAAGTGGCGATGATTCAGGTACCGCACTACGACACCGCGTCGTTGAAGAATCTTGAACTCGTCAGCTTGGGTAGCACTCAAGTGCTGATGGTCATGATTGCCTCAAACGGTACCGTTGATCAACGCATGATGGTGGTTCCACGCCTGTACTCAGACACTGAGTTAGCTGATTTGAAGTTATGGTTGCTCAATAGTTTTGAGGGCGTACAGCTTGCTGATCTACGTGGCAAACTCACCCGAGTCGGGTTGAGCCCGCAACAGCAATCCGAGCCATTGGTCGATAGCGTGTTGCAGGCCCTGGAGGAAATGGCCCAGGCCGCAAATACGCAGCGCATCATCATGGCCGGAACCGCCAATTTGGCGAGGGTGGAAGGGGACTTCCCGCTGAGTATTACTCCTGTGCTTGAAGCCCTCGAGGAGCAGGTAGTGCTACTCAAACTCTTTTCTGAGCTGGAGGCTGACTCGCGCGGTGTGGCTGTGGCGATTGGAACCGAGAACCATTACGGTCAGCTCGCGGAGGCTGCGGTGGTAGCCACCACCTACGGTTCCGACGTGCGCAATAAGCTCGGAGTGCTCGGGCCGACGCGAATGAACTATCCCACCTCGATGGCCTCGGTGCGGGCAGTGGCTCGATACCTATCCAAGATTTTGGCCAACTAG
- a CDS encoding DUF3097 domain-containing protein, protein MTNYSWGPQDLSAPAPKKLRQVPIERGMVLEDATSGWVGEVIRTEKSGGMRIIVLEDRHGKTRSFQAGFGFFLEGEPVEMVDPVVKTAQPKTMVSASGSRAVTGLKAREARASRIWVEGKHDAELVEKVWGHDLRVEGIVVEPLHGVDDLAGAIRDFAPSAERRLGILVDHLVAGTKEARIVAEAMKVPGAAQNVLILGHPYIDVWQAIKPSALGIKAWPVIPKGTDWKTGVLRAFGWPHETAEDIGIGWQRILSTVSHYGQLEPQLLGRIEELIDFLTTEDYGFLTIDQ, encoded by the coding sequence GTGACTAATTACTCCTGGGGACCTCAAGATCTCAGCGCCCCAGCACCGAAAAAACTCCGCCAGGTCCCCATCGAACGTGGCATGGTTTTAGAGGATGCCACCTCGGGATGGGTTGGTGAAGTCATACGTACAGAAAAGTCTGGCGGAATGCGGATTATCGTCCTGGAAGACCGCCACGGCAAGACTCGCTCCTTCCAAGCTGGTTTCGGGTTTTTCCTTGAAGGTGAGCCAGTGGAAATGGTTGACCCGGTGGTTAAAACCGCACAACCCAAAACCATGGTGTCCGCATCAGGCTCCCGCGCCGTTACTGGTTTAAAAGCGCGAGAGGCACGGGCCAGCAGGATCTGGGTGGAAGGCAAACATGATGCCGAACTCGTAGAAAAAGTATGGGGCCATGACCTTCGAGTTGAAGGCATCGTTGTGGAACCACTACACGGTGTTGATGACCTAGCTGGTGCTATTCGTGATTTTGCGCCCTCGGCAGAACGTCGCCTAGGCATATTGGTCGATCACCTCGTGGCAGGCACCAAAGAAGCACGCATCGTCGCCGAAGCGATGAAGGTTCCCGGAGCGGCTCAGAATGTTCTGATTCTTGGCCATCCGTATATTGACGTCTGGCAAGCGATTAAACCCTCAGCTCTTGGCATCAAGGCTTGGCCGGTCATTCCCAAGGGCACTGACTGGAAAACCGGCGTACTACGTGCCTTCGGTTGGCCGCACGAAACGGCCGAAGACATCGGCATCGGATGGCAGCGAATTCTCTCTACCGTCTCCCATTATGGGCAGCTGGAACCACAACTGTTGGGAAGAATAGAAGAATTGATCGATTTTCTGACAACCGAAGATTACGGTTTCCTAACAATTGACCAATAG
- a CDS encoding DUF4870 domain-containing protein produces MIVTTRQTQSSENSRFEGSRTAALPLTPSEDRQWSTMAHFGAILGCIPAAIIFAVYRDRGAFTAQESKEAFNFTFPLTILAIALNVCTILPNIGWLFSVLAVALWVFMTVSGALAAIQANKGRPYRYKFNLRLMK; encoded by the coding sequence ATGATAGTGACTACACGCCAGACGCAGTCGTCGGAGAATTCGCGCTTCGAAGGATCGCGAACCGCTGCGTTGCCACTGACTCCATCTGAGGATCGGCAATGGTCGACCATGGCTCACTTTGGTGCCATTCTTGGTTGCATTCCGGCAGCTATTATTTTTGCTGTTTATCGCGATCGTGGAGCGTTCACTGCTCAGGAGTCCAAGGAAGCGTTTAACTTCACCTTCCCACTGACCATCCTGGCGATCGCATTAAACGTCTGCACGATCCTGCCCAACATCGGTTGGCTTTTCTCAGTGCTCGCAGTGGCCTTGTGGGTCTTCATGACGGTATCGGGCGCCCTTGCTGCCATTCAGGCCAACAAGGGCCGCCCTTACCGTTATAAGTTCAATCTTCGCCTGATGAAGTAG